A window from Culex pipiens pallens isolate TS chromosome 3, TS_CPP_V2, whole genome shotgun sequence encodes these proteins:
- the LOC120424787 gene encoding clavesin-1-like: MEPVPSIAKKPVTYDVYECTLESKYLERARLELNEEDYRRESAIAQMREFIAKHPRIQRYRTDAVFLLRFLRYRKFNVMDACEALEKYLTALQVSREFFSVDLQDPLIKECLCVPLGPNTDGSMVFLIRTGHFNPESFKLEQLISLNFLALETYGYNEVLQVTGGTIVFDHSKTAMAHVAALTFPKIKLLMDATAHYLGARIKMIHVAQLPKFATAVVDLCVKALPSKLQQRVKKLRYS, from the exons ATGGAACCGGTTCCTAGTATCGCCAAGAAGCCTGTAACGTATGACGTGTACGAATGCACGTTGGAATCAAAGTATTTGGAACGGGCTCGTTTAGAACTCAACGAGGAAGATTACCGTAGAGAATCCGCGATAGCCCAAATGCGCGAGTTCATCGCGAAACATCCACGAATCCAACGTTACCGCACAGATGCCGTCTTCCTGCTGAGGTTCCTCCGATACCGGAAGTTCAACGTGATGGACGCGTGTGAAGCGCTGGAGAAGTACCTTACGGCGTTGCAAGTGTCACGGGAGTTTTTTTCTGTAGATCTCCAAGATCCGTTGATCAAGGAGTGTCTCTGCGTTCCACTGGGCCCAAACACTGACGGAAGCATGGTGTTTCTGATTCGTACCGGACATTTCAATCCGGAGTCGTTCAAACTGGAACAGTTGATTTCACTGAATTTTCTTGCGCTAGAAACGTACGGATATAATGAAGTGCTACAAGTGACCGGAGGTACGATCGTGTTTGATCATTCCAAAACGGCGATGGCGCACGTCGCGGCGTTGACGTTTCCTAAAATCAAATTGTTGATGGATGCAACTGCTCATTATTTGGGAGCACGCATTAAAATGATTCACGTTGCTCAACTGCCCAAGTTTGCCACAGCGGTGGTGGATTTGTGTGTCAAAGCACTGCCGTCCAAGCTACAGCAAAGAGTGAAG AAATTGCGGTACAGCTAG
- the LOC120424789 gene encoding clavesin-1-like — MPPVPSVEKKPATYDVYESTLEPKYQERARLELNEESFRIEPAIARMREFIAKHPRIQRCRTDAIFLLRFLRYRKFNVDAACEVLERCLTALQVSPEFFTLDLENPMIERCMCVPLGQNSDGSMVFLIRVGSFDPATFEPEQVVRLNMLALETYVYDEVYQVTGITAVIDLHGMTLAHAGAITLPKLSVIMDSTHNYLGVRIQRIHLVRLPKIAATVVDLISKALSPKLQQRIKVRNPIAGKDSKWITLTPSRMSHN; from the coding sequence ATGCCTCCGGTTCCCAGTGTCGAGAAGAAACCCGCCACGTATGACGTGTACGAAAGCACGCTGGAACCAAAGTACCAAGAACGGGCTCGGTTAGAACTCAACGAGGAGAGTTTCCGAATAGAACCGGCGATAGCCCGGATGCGAGAGTTCATCGCAAAGCACCCACGAATCCAACGATGTCGTACGGATGCCATATTTCTGTTGAGGTTCCTTCGGTACCGGAAGTTCAACGTGGATGCCGCGTGTGAAGTGCTGGAGCGGTGTCTAACGGCGTTGCAAGTATCGCCAGAGTTTTTCACGTTAGATCTCGAAAATCCAATGATCGAGCGATGCATGTGTGTCCCACTTGGGCAGAATAGTGACGGGAGCATGGTGTTTCTGATTCGAGTGGGATCCTTCGATCCGGCCACGTTCGAGCCGGAACAGGTAGTGCGCTTGAACATGCTTGCGCTAGAAACGTACGTGTACGATGAAGTGTATCAAGTGACCGGAATTACGGCCGTGATTGATCTTCACGGAATGACGCTGGCCCACGCTGGTGCTATCACGTTGCCTAAATTGAGTGTCATAATGGATTCAACGCACAATTACCTGGGAGTCCGCATCCAACGGATTCATCTCGTCCGACTGCCCAAGATTGCCGCAACGGTAGTTGATTTAATTTCCAAGGCACTGTCGCCCAAGTTGCAGCAGCGGATTAAGGTAAGAAATCCCATCGCTGGAAAAGATTCCAAATGGATTACATTGACACCCTCAAGGATGTCTCATAACTAG
- the LOC120424790 gene encoding retinaldehyde-binding protein 1-like, translating to MDSVPGLEKRPSCYDEYRSSLEPKYRTMARDELHEDDYTREPALAQMREFIAKHPQIVRCRTDAIFLLRFLRFRKFNVVAACETLERFLMVTQVARPFFQVDPEAQEHLIKQRLIVPLGRNRQGNLVATIRFGQSDPKTITPEHLSSLASLLMETYIYEELYQVTGLVVVVDCAGATMAHFGAMTLPKLKIMMTATNDILAARVKQIHVVQLPKYAAVVADFCIAALSTKLQQRLKVRGDFQFMGLKG from the coding sequence ATGGATTCCGTTCCCGGGTTGGAGAAACGACCTTCGTGCTACGACGAGTACCGATCCTCGCTGGAGCCAAAGTATCGGACCATGGCCCGCGATGAGCTGCACGAGGACGATTACACCCGCGAACCGGCGCTAGCTCAGATGCGTGAGTTCATCGCAAAACATCCGCAAATCGTGCGTTGCCGTACGGACGCCATCTTTCTGCTGAGGTTCCTCCGATTCCGGAAGTTCAACGTTGTAGCAGCCTGTGAAACACTGGAGAGATTCCTGATGGTAACGCAAGTGGCTCGGCCGTTTTTCCAAGTGGACCCTGAAGCCCAAGAGCATCTCATCAAGCAGCGCCTCATCGTACCACTGGGACGGAATCGCCAGGGAAATCTCGTGGCCACGATCCGGTTCGGTCAGTCCGACCCCAAAACCATAACCCCAGAACACTTGTCCAGTTTGGCGTCCCTTCTCATGGAAACGTACATCTACGAAGAACTGTACCAGGTGACCgggctggtggtggtggtcgaTTGCGCCGGCGCCACGATGGCCCACTTTGGCGCGATGACGCTGCCCAAGCTGAAGATCATGATGACCGCCACGAACGATATCCTGGCGGCGCGCGTCAAGCAGATCCACGTCGTCCAGCTGCCCAAGTATGCGGCCGTGGTGGCGGACTTTTGCATAGCGGCCCTCTCGACAAAGCTGCAGCAAAGGTTAAAGGTAAGAGGAGATTTCCAGTTTATGGGGCTTAAAGGTTGA
- the LOC120424788 gene encoding clavesin-1-like — MALVPSVEKKPATYDEFQTTLEPKYLDQARIELNEEDYRREPAIARMREFIAKHPRIQRCRTDAIFLLRFLRYKKFNVDLDNPMIERCTCVPLGQNSDGSLVCLIRLGSFDPDTFEPEQIVRLCTLTVDMYAYEEVYQVTGFTVVVDLHGMTMGHVGAMTLTKIKIMTNAMNNILGARIKRIHLIQLPKIAGTVVTIFSKALSSKLQRRIKISKQSY; from the exons ATGGCACTGGTTCCAAGTGTTGAGAAGAAGCCTGCAACGTATGACGAGTTCCAAACCACGCTGGAACCAAAGTACCTGGATCAGGCTCGCATAGAACTCAACGAAGAGGATTACCGCAGAGAACCCGCGATAGCTCGGATGCGCGAGTTCATCGCAAAGCATCCTCGAATCCAGCGATGTCGCACGGATGCCATCTTCCTGTTGAGGTTCCTTCGATACAAAAAGTTCAACGTGGATCTCGACAATCCAATGATCGAGCGATGCACGTGTGTCCCACTTGGACAGAATAGTGATGGAAGCTTGGTGTGTCTGATTCGATTGGGTTCTTTTGATCCGGACACGTTCGAACCGGAACAGATAGTGCGTTTGTGCACTCTTACAGTGGACATGTACGCGTACGAAGAAGTTTATCAAGTGACCGGATTTACGGTTGTGGTTGACCTTCACGGAATGACGATGGGTCACGTTGGGGCTATGACGCTgaccaaaattaaaataatgacgAATGCTATGAACAATATATTGGGAGCGCGAATTAAAAGGATACACCTGATTCAGCTACCCAAGATTGCCGGCACGGTAGTTACAATTTTTTCCAAGGCACTGTCGTCCAAGCTGCAGCGAAGGATTAAG ATAAGCAAACAATCGTACTAA
- the LOC120424786 gene encoding clavesin-2-like, protein MAPILSVEKIPATYDQYQTTLEPRYLERARIEINEESFRREPAIARMREFIAKHPQIQRCRTDTIFLLRFLRYRKFNVEAACEALEKYLTALQVSREFFNVDLDNPIIKECLCVPLGPKRDGSLVFLMRLGSVDPATFLPEEVVSLNMIALETYGNLEVYQVTGVTPVIDLLGTTLGHVGAVTLPKLKIMMDAVNQFMGARIKKIHIVHLPKLATPVVELCLKALPIKLQQRVKLKNLQYG, encoded by the exons ATGGCTCCGATTCTTAGTGTTGAGAAAATCCCTGCCACGTATGACCAGTACCAAACCACGCTGGAACCGAGGTATCTGGAACGGGCTCGTATAGAAATCAATGAGGAGAGTTTCCGAAGAGAACCCGCGATAGCCCGGATGCGTGAGTTCATCGCAAAACACCCGCAAATCCAGCGATGTCGTACGGATACCATCTTCCTGCTGAGGTTCCTCCGTTACCGGAAGTTCAACGTGGAGGCCGCTTGTGAAGCGCTCGAAAAGTACCTTACGGCGTTGCAAGTGTCACGGGAGTTTTTTAACGTAGATCTCGACAATCCAATTATCAAGGAGTGCCTGTGTGTTCCACTCGGACCAAAGCGCGATGGCAGTTTGGTCTTTCTGATGCGACTAGGATCCGTCGATCCGGCAACATTCCTGCCGGAGGAGGTAGTGAGTTTAAATATGATTGCGCTGGAAACGTACGGGAATCTAGAAGTTTACCAAGTGACTGGAGTTACGCCCGTGATCGATCTCCTCGGCACGACTTTGGGTCACGTTGGGGCGGTTACGTTGCCAAAACTGAAAATTATGATGGATGCAGTAAACCAATTTATGGGAGCGCGAATCAAAAAGATTCACATTGTTCATCTGCCCAAATTGGCCACTCCCGTGGTGGAGTTGTGTCTCAAGGCACTGCCGATCAAGCTGCAGCAAAGAGTGAAG CTCAAGAACTTGCAGTACGGCTAG